The following nucleotide sequence is from Chloracidobacterium validum.
GGGGCAGGCGCTGGTGCGTGAAAGTCGAACGGTTACAGCGCTACCGCGTGAGGTCCTGCCCCGCATTGCCTGATGTGTGTCTGATCTAGCGCGCGGCACTCTCTAGCGCGCGGCACTCGCCACGTTGCGGTTGGGAACACGCCAGAAAATCATCCACAGGGTTACGCCCAGCAAGAGCACCCCGGAAACCAGCCAGAGGATGGCCCAAATGGTTGCCGGAATGCCGGTCATCCGCGCCATATTGGCGGCGTCGCTCTGTACGTTGGTAAAAGCCGATAGGAAAAACAGGGTTTTGAGATCGGATAAAGCGTCCAAACAGCACTGCACCGCCAGGAAGTTGACGATGAACTGTCCAATCGCCGGCTTGGTCAACACGCCGAGAGCAATCAAGCTGACACCAATGCTGAGTCCGGCCACCCAACTGTAGAGCGTCCCGGTAGCAATGCACAGCACCGATAGCAGGAGGATGAGTACCCCTCCCGCGCCGAGCATGCCCCACCGCGCCATCATCGGAAGGTTCATCCGTAAGCCCCCAAGCAGCAGCATGCTGGCGAGCGCAAGCGGCAGGACCATCAGCCAGGATGCCTGACCATTGACAAACAAAATGGTCAGCAGCAATACCAGCACCCCTGAGCCAACCAACAGTAAGCTAACCCGGTCGCGGCGTTGGGCATGGTAAAGCAGGAGCACGCCGAACAGCATCGTTCCCAGGTATCCGGCGCTCGCAACAAACCAGTTCTGTCCAGCCGTGAGCGTCAAACCGCTCCCGTCCCAGTGAATCGTCATGCGGATGACGTGGTAGCCACTGAGGAGCGCCGCCAAGGCATGGCTACCTTCATGAATGAAGGTGACAAACATGCGAATGGGGAAGGTGATAACCGAGGCAAAGGGGACAACCATGAGCATCAGTGTGGCGACGGTTGCCAGGATGAGCCACATCAAAGACGAGTTGCGGTTGTTTTCGACCGGGATGACAGCCGACTGGGCAGCGCGAAATGGTTGGCGGTTTGGAAAGTCATCGGTATGGCGCATGGTGTAACTCCCGAAGTATGGCGTTGGCCTCACAACCAAGTATGACTATCGTCTTCGGTTGTGGAAAGTGCGTCAATAACATACGACGCCTTCGCGCTGACTGGCCACGCATCCCCCCGGGTCAGTGACAAACGTATCCCACTGGGTGTCAAACGTTTCCAGAATGTGCTGGAGGACGGTTTCCCGCGTTGGCGCGGCATCCCCCAGAGCCAGTCGCAGCGAGGTGGCCGGGTAACGCAGTCCGTCCGGAAAGGACAGATGATTGACGTTGATGCCAATACCAATGATCAGGAAGTTGAGTGTGTTTTCTTGCCAGTCGGCTTCAACCAAGATGCCTGCCACTTTGCGTCCGTCAAGCAAGACATCATTCGGTGCCTTGATGGCGAGCCGGGACTGATCGCCAACGAAGAGGCTCAAGACCTGGTGAATCACCAGTCCGGCGAAGGTGGTAACGTGGATGAGCTGGCCGGACGTCAGGGACGGCCGAAACAGCAGAGATAGATACAGTCCAGCCCCGGCCGGTGAGTGCCAAGTACGTCCGTACTGCCCACGCCCAGCCGTTTGCTCGTCAGCGCACAGCCCCGTCCACTCGGTCGCGCCGGACCGGGCCAGGGTCTTCAGGGCAGTGTTGGTCGAATCTACCTGTGATAGCCACCGAAGGGTGGCGCGCCCAGTCCGCACTACCGCCGCCGGAAAGTGATCATCATGGAGTCGGGTCAGATTGCTTGACTTCGATGCCATTCGCCGTAAGTGACGTGCCGAGCGTACGTTGAAGCTGGGCGACGGCCTTGTTGTAATCCGTCAGGGCTTGAATCTCATTCCCACGCGCAATCGAGAGCCGGTTTTGGCGATCAAGGATCAAGAACGTGGTGGATAGCCCAGCCGCATAGCGCTGTTGCTCGCCACGTAACTGAGTTTCAGCCGCAATCCGGGCGGCCCGCGTCGCTTCAACCCGCTGCCGGGCTGACGCCACCGCTTGCAGACCATTGCGAACTTCAACCTGAATACCTTGTTGGAGGTTACGCTCCTGCGCCTTGAGTTGCCGTCCGGTAGCCAACGCGCGTCCAACGGCAGCGTTGGCGGTGCGGTTGCGGAAGGTGAAGGAAATGTTGGCGCCGATAGTGTAGGTTGGGAAATCCAGCGAAAAGAGGTTGTTGAGCGCTGTTCCGTAGCCGCCAAGGAAGCGCTCGTTGATCAGGACTGGGCTGCCTGGCGGTAGTTGAATCCGAGACGTGCCGCTCAGACCAGCAAACGTCAGGGCCGCGAAGGCATCCACTTGGGGCTTGCGCTGATTTTCAGCAAAGCCCCGCTCGATGTCGTTGAGTTCTTGCTGTAAATGAATTTGTTCGAGTTCCGGGCGATTGCGGAGTGCGCTGGCGAGAGCTTGTTCGACATCCAGCTCGACAGGCGTGAAGTCCACATCGTCGGCTGGCTCGATGGCGGCTTGCCATTCGCTGGCTTGGGGGTCGCCCAAGATAAGCTGCTTGAGCTGATTTTCAGCAGTCGTAATTTGCTGGAGCGCCGTAATGGCTGCATTCTTGCGATTTTCGAGTTCTGACTCATTCTCGACGACATTGATCGGAGCGCTTGTGCCGACCTCAACTTGGCGGCGCGTAACCGCCATGGAGATGTCCGCCAGCTCGACGGCATCGCGTTGAATCTGGAGGTTGCGGATGGCAAAGACCAAGTCCCAGTAGGCGGATTGCACGGAAGCAATCGTCGTCAACACGCGCTGCCGAAACTGGGCGTCGCTGAGGGTCAACTGCTTGCGGCTGATCTTGACCGACCGCTCATTTGCGCTCGACCGAAAGTTCCGAAACAGGGGCTGCGTGAAGCGAAAATCGAGTGTCGTAAAGTACTGCGGACTCAACCCGGCCGAACCGGCGTTGTTCGTCTCCCGGCTGTTTGAGAAGGTGATCGCGTAGTTCCCACCGGTGGGCAAATTCTGAACGAGTGTTGGCGTAAACTGGAGCTGCTTCCGTTTGAAAGCCCCGCCTTCCGCCCCGATGAAGGTCTGGGCCGTCGGTGAGGTGGACGACTGGAACTGCACCGTCGCCTGGAGGATGGGGTCATAACTACCCAGTGAGCCGCGCTCGTTGTACTGGGCAATCTGGACATTAGCCCGCTCGACTTCGATATCTTGGTTATTGCGCAGCGCCATGAGGATCGCTTCCCGGAGGGTGAGACGCAGGAAGCGGCCGGGCGTAACCCCAATCCGGGTGGTCGGAAGCTCATCCAGGGCGCGCTTCACGCGCTGGTCGGCAACGGGAAGCGAAGGTGTTTGTCCGCTTCCACCTTGTCCGTGACCGGGTAGCGGAGCCGGGTTTTGAGCAACCACGCCGTCAGGCCGCATATCAGGCGCACCGCTTTGCGCCAGGGCCGAGGCCGAGACCAGCCCCAAGAGTGTCATCAACCCAAGGCTGAGATGAAAGAGCCGATAATACGACGACATAGCGATTCGTAGTGTCCCGTGGGCGACAAGAAGTGAAAACCGTGGCGGCAATCGTGGCGCTTTACGAAAGCGACGCTAGACAAGTTCCAAGAGTTTAACGCCAGACTTCTACCCCCCACGACGGTGCTTTTCCGCACGGAAAGCCACACAAAGAGGCACCCGCAAGGTTTGACCCAGGCGCGCCACACAGTCAGCCGTGAACATCAGCGGAGAACTGAAGACCGACCCAGCTCGGTCAGTCTCTGAGCTTGTGGAACTTGGTGGAGATGAGGGGGGTCGAACCCCTGGCCTCTGCATTGCGAACGCAGCGCTCTACCAACTGAGCTACATCCCCACAGCATTGACGAACCGGCAAGATAGAGCTGCCAAAGAGAAGCTGTCAAGCCGCATCTTCAGGCTCAACGCCAACGTCACTGAATCTGCCTCGCAAACTGAAGTGTGGCCGGCCAAGGCGGCGGGATAGAAACCACTGATTGAGAATCCCCGCTGCTCATTGCCTTTGTTTCGTGGTAGGTGCTCGTTATCGCACCCGGCGTGGGGCTTGGCGTGGTTTCGGCAGGCGAGACCGTTCGATGTGTTCCCCTTCGACAAAGGCGCAAGCCACCCTCGCTTGCGCCTTTCCAGACGGCCTGTCGCCTAGAAGAACCGCATCGTGTAGGCAAACCGCACCCCACGTCCGATTTCGGGCGCAAAGGCCTTGATGAATGACAAATGGTTGCGGTAGAGCCGGTCGCCTAAATTGAAGCCCGTTACGGAGAACACATGCGCCGTATGGGATGTCGTCACCGTGTAAGACCCCACCAGATTGACCACCGTGTAGCCGGCCGTGGGTTCTTCAAGGGTAAAGACCCGCTCCTGCCGATTGGCCATCAACAGCTCTGGCATCAGCCGTAAGCCTTTGAACGTGCCTTCCACGGCGACGCGCGCCCGCAAAGGTGGAATGCGGGGCAGGGGAAGACCGGTTTTCAGTTCGGCATTGGTGTAATCGAGTTGGCTGTAAAACCACACGTTCGGATGCAGGTTGATGTCGAGTTGGGCTTCCGTGCCGACAAAGCGAGCGTTCCCCTGGGTGAAGACCCCAACCGGTAACCCATCATCAAACTCGCCCGTCAGCGCCGGAAAGACGAAGTTTCGGATGTCGTAGTAGTAAAAACCGGCGCTCGCGCGAAGCCGCCGCGCTTGGTGACGGACATTGACTTCAATGCCGTTGGTCAGCTCACGGGACAGGTCTGGGTCGCCGATTTCAAACAGAAACGTGCCAGGGTGCGGCCCGAAGTTGTATAGCTCTTCGAGCGCCGGGGCGCGGTAGGCATGGCTGTAATTGGCCGTCAAGGCGGCGTTTTCCCAGAGTCCGACGCGCAGCCCGACGCCACCTGAAAATCCCGTGAAACTGCGCGACCGGGCATTGGTTGGGGCATAGGCGTTGCGCTCCACCCGTCCGC
It contains:
- a CDS encoding M50 family metallopeptidase; the protein is MRHTDDFPNRQPFRAAQSAVIPVENNRNSSLMWLILATVATLMLMVVPFASVITFPIRMFVTFIHEGSHALAALLSGYHVIRMTIHWDGSGLTLTAGQNWFVASAGYLGTMLFGVLLLYHAQRRDRVSLLLVGSGVLVLLLTILFVNGQASWLMVLPLALASMLLLGGLRMNLPMMARWGMLGAGGVLILLLSVLCIATGTLYSWVAGLSIGVSLIALGVLTKPAIGQFIVNFLAVQCCLDALSDLKTLFFLSAFTNVQSDAANMARMTGIPATIWAILWLVSGVLLLGVTLWMIFWRVPNRNVASAAR
- a CDS encoding biotin--[acetyl-CoA-carboxylase] ligase, translating into MASKSSNLTRLHDDHFPAAVVRTGRATLRWLSQVDSTNTALKTLARSGATEWTGLCADEQTAGRGQYGRTWHSPAGAGLYLSLLFRPSLTSGQLIHVTTFAGLVIHQVLSLFVGDQSRLAIKAPNDVLLDGRKVAGILVEADWQENTLNFLIIGIGINVNHLSFPDGLRYPATSLRLALGDAAPTRETVLQHILETFDTQWDTFVTDPGGCVASQREGVVCY
- a CDS encoding TolC family protein produces the protein MSSYYRLFHLSLGLMTLLGLVSASALAQSGAPDMRPDGVVAQNPAPLPGHGQGGSGQTPSLPVADQRVKRALDELPTTRIGVTPGRFLRLTLREAILMALRNNQDIEVERANVQIAQYNERGSLGSYDPILQATVQFQSSTSPTAQTFIGAEGGAFKRKQLQFTPTLVQNLPTGGNYAITFSNSRETNNAGSAGLSPQYFTTLDFRFTQPLFRNFRSSANERSVKISRKQLTLSDAQFRQRVLTTIASVQSAYWDLVFAIRNLQIQRDAVELADISMAVTRRQVEVGTSAPINVVENESELENRKNAAITALQQITTAENQLKQLILGDPQASEWQAAIEPADDVDFTPVELDVEQALASALRNRPELEQIHLQQELNDIERGFAENQRKPQVDAFAALTFAGLSGTSRIQLPPGSPVLINERFLGGYGTALNNLFSLDFPTYTIGANISFTFRNRTANAAVGRALATGRQLKAQERNLQQGIQVEVRNGLQAVASARQRVEATRAARIAAETQLRGEQQRYAAGLSTTFLILDRQNRLSIARGNEIQALTDYNKAVAQLQRTLGTSLTANGIEVKQSDPTP